A segment of the Carya illinoinensis cultivar Pawnee chromosome 1, C.illinoinensisPawnee_v1, whole genome shotgun sequence genome:
ATGCTAAAATTAAGTTGCAaatgaattcatttatttttaaagagcatgttttaaggttgaaaaataataaatacgcAATTATTACAACTATTTTGGTCTCATCTCTCTCTTATGTAaggataaatatttttttttttttttgagaaatcaCTTATATATGATTAAGGATGATAATATATTACACGATCTGTTAATTCAATACAAACATGATACGATAATAATGAGTTAAAGTTTAATTTTAACGGATTCGAATCAAAACGGATTGAACTTTTATGACACGATTGTTTAACAgattgataacgggtcaacctgttatgacacgttaagaaagttaaagttgcAATTATACCAttatacttaaaagtaaaattattataattttaattttgatatttttattatttgaattgtaattttagatttgtatttaattttataatttttataaatattataattttaacatttatataaaattcagttaaatttaatcaagtcaaacaggTTAATTTCGAACTATTCAAttcatttacataaacaatttGAAATATGTCGTATTGTATCGTGTTGACTTATTTAGTAATATTtgctaatgggtcaaaacgaaTTGACATGACACGGCTCGTTATGTTAATAAGTCGTGTTatgatttgagattttgacacgatataaattctattaaatttaatcaagtcagaTATGTTAATTTCGAACCTATTTAAccgatttatataaatagtttaaaacatgtcgtattatgttatgttaacctatttcgtaatatttgtTAAGGAAAATACTAAGATCACAGATGATTTGTATCgaaaatttgtatttatttatttttacttagtgattaagtaaacatttttaaatgaatatgtaatttttttttatttttaaaaaatatctaaataattttaaaaaatagtgaaagaaaaaaaaagatttgtagTGATCGGTAAAACTTTTCTGTAAAAAAGTTTTGTAGATGTAATAATATCTATTTACTAAtaggtcaaaacggattgacacgacacgactcATTTGTTAATGAGTCGTGttatgatttaaaattttgacacgataaattTAACGGATcggattataattaatttatatgatataatatatatattttgacacgAATAGAAAACTGTTAACAATATTTGACATTCCTAAACATGATAAAAAGATTTAAGGGAATTGCTTCTCCGGCATAAGATGATTCTCTattatagatttttattttttatttttttacttaataattaagtaaatattttttaataaatatctgattttgatttttattttaaaatatttaatacatttaaaaaataaaagataaacaaaattttactGTTCCGTGAGGGTTTCGGTGGACTCTGTGAGAGTAGCACCGTCCAAAATTAAATGTCGTCACACGTTGTTGTCAGATAAAATTGAGACACCTGTCCAATCTCTTACCTAAACATCAGATCAATCATAACTCCAAAACCGGGAATTAATGCGGAATATAGATGCCTTATCTTTATCActcttcgtttttttttttttttttttttcgttctttaaatttgattgatggatttgattataataccTTAAAATGCCCTTTTATATGCACTTAGGAGAAACTTATCTTTATaaagttatttataaattaaaatttattttattataaaaattattttataatttaaaaataatattaatttaaaattttaattttagattgttatttttcaactatGACATTTGTATATACGATATTGGAGCGTGATATGTACTTGCCACAGATAGAGGTGGGGGTAAACCTAAACCCCAAAAGGCAAAGCAGTAGCTTTCGTAATATGAAAATACTGGCGTATTCCACGTGGAGCCCACCGACAACGGATGTGGTCCCTAGACATTCGAAATTAGCCGTGTGATATCAGCCATTGGATCAGAATAGTTATGGCAAGTTGCAGGAACTCTGACGCTTATGATAGTTTTTTGCACAGTtggttgtaaaatatttttgtttgtttaccattATAACACTCCCTGGCGACGCACGTGAGGCGTGAATGTGACATCAAAAACGTACCGAGTGCATAGGATCCGACATCGACATGGCAAAATTGCAAATCCTGTCTTTCTGCCCCGGTTTCTAGAATTCAATTGTCATTAATCTTTGGGATCAGAAAcaatcaaaatataatatacaggTGAATGAATGTATGATTTTCTATAATTGGGTACCAAAAAGAACTTTTGGATTCATGGGTAGCTCAACTACAACATGGGTTCTCGTGTATGGGTTAAAGGTACCAAAATTTCTTCAACTTCCAACCCAAAACACTTCCACTTGCATATCTTTAcgtagaaagtattttaaatttaaaacaaaaaaatagaattacTATAGAGATAAagagattttttaaaagtaaaactataaaatgatattattttatatgatatgttagatttactttataataaaaataattttataatttaacatatcatatcaaatcacttcatgaatttatttttatgaaatttttttatagttaaaatagtTCTCACTCATTATATtaaaagagatagagatattGTAGATTTTATCATCAAAGTGTAACACGTAAGTTTAAGGttatgtttagatgttaagttgagttaaaatgagttgatttctttatgaataatagtaaattaaGAAGATGGACTAAGTTTTGTGAGATCTAcctaagataaatttagaaatatttataaaaagttgaaaaagattatatgtttcatgtgtaaatagattttgagttaaaattaatttaataattttaaaattatatatttaaataatagactcaatttaaaattaaattatattaaattgatgtCAGTTGAGTTTTACAGCTAAATAAACTCTAAAATAAGAGGAGAACGTACATCGAGGACTAGAAGAGAAATtaagaattacaaaaaatattttaatatttaagtatCTATTATGAGACTATATATAGAAGCCATttgttaaattaaataatttaaaacatataCTTGTAGATATTTTGTCGTATTTAGATGTTGTTTTCAGCTTCTAGGATGGATCTCGCAGCTCACCATTAAAGACTTGACAACTATCAACTACActtgaattatatataatttcccacaactttttattaaatatcagttTTAGAGTGATATGATATTTTTGGATAAATGACAAAAGACATGCATACTCCCATTTAGAATATCATgtacatgatattaatcaagaTCGGCTCCTTGCCGCCTTACATGTTGGTCCACTCTCTTAGTCAtgattagaaagaaagaaagagataatAAACACATTCTGATCACACACACGATCGATCGATGGATGAGCTAGCGTTAAGCATATAAAGTGGCCGAATATAATTATTCAAGGTAAAGTGTCCATTTCATCATTTCCTGAAAATGGTAATGTCCactattttgttgttgttgatttTTATTAGATTCCTCTCAGCTACACCTCCCACATCATCTTAAAAAGTAGTTATCAATAATAGTTGAGGCAGAATATTAAGCTAGATGGATGTTTTAAAGGTGACGGAAtttaaaagagtaatgctatatataattataaagtatgCATATTCTCTATActattttagagaaaaataaaataaaatttaccattaaaaaaataaatttttttcctgtaaatttaaaatttttcattattttcaaataaagtaCATGGGAGCTACTTAGTtaagaatataaatattatttctcaatttaaaacgaGGCTAGTTTGTTCCTAAAAGTGATTAAAAGTTGAAATATGTCGTTTTAGTGCTAAACTATAGTCCATCTTTTCTCTCATTCAGTGTGATCTAGTGTCTGATCAACGACAAATTGTCCTCTAGCAACTATCTCTTCGAACTTTTTTGGTAGGTCAACCAAAATGATTTGAACAGAAATAATAGTTACAGTTAtaagtgtataaatattatataatcactttaaaaaaatatacaaatacgagattcacataaaaaaaaaatttatttttataatagtgcttatttttttcaaaatgattgtataGTATCTATGTATTCtctatgactatatataacattatttgtaTGTGACGACAGATAATGAGGTTTGGTGCGCCTGCTTTTACATATAGAAATTTGGAAGTGGagttcatatatacatatataattagctaaatattaattaagaagattacaaattattagaaaaaattaataaatcgtTGGAAATTCAAGGAATATTAAGTACTCTAGGATAAATAAAGTACCAAATAATTAAAGGGCCAGTAGTACTTAAAAAACTTGGGATAAATTAAGAACCTAATTAAAGCCATGCATGCAGTTTCGTATGCATCGGTGGTACTCATGCGTGATCAAGTACTTGTTTTGACGCGGGAACCAAGTTACCATTGAATACCCATTGATTCAACGTACGCGGGAATCAGATTACCATCGTCGCAAGTACGTCGACGCGGTAAAGCGCAAAGTTGATAACCAGTAGACTGGTCAAAGTTCACACACCGCGGGGAAATCAATTCCTGCCTCCTAGAGATGGAATCAAATCCTTCAACTAtagctattattttatttttcattgtgTGTTGGTCACCGTTGAGTATTTTTGAATTATTCTTACAATATTAGTTTGGCAAAGTcaatgcacatatatatatatatatattgatatgttCAGCCAATTACATATGAAGACATTACTTTCAAATGAGAAaatgtgaaattatttaaatacatttgGTTCGGTTCGGATGTTGAAATGGTATAGTAAGTTTTGTGGGGACTTATTTAAgatgtatttagatgttgaaataaatttagatgtatttataagaagttaaaaaattttatagatCTCACGTGTAAAGaagaaatgagttgaaaaaagttatggaTTTTATGtgtaaagaagttttgagttaaaatgagtttagtgttttgagagttgagtgtgtgGATATTAgattcaacttaaaattaaactgatcTCAGTTTAGTCTAAATTCTAAACAGAGCctaaatatttctatttttataaactaCAAGATGGATATATACcatataagtaattaaatattGGAGTTCCATTTCCAGAAACTTGTGATCATCATCCATGAGGTCGACGAAAAAATTCAGTCAAGATGGGTCAGCATGTACACCAGATGCAGGGAAATTCGATTAAATGATGCAAAATACCAGAGTTACCCATATGTGCAGCTAGCTACATGTACGTACACACATACATGATATTATAGAACATGAAAAAGAATCGTttggggaaaaaataaaatcaagaggCTGAATTGAcgatgaaagaagaagaagaagaagatcaagaagagTGAAACAGATCATGAAAGGTAGTTGATCAGAAAGCTTagctagaaagaagaaaatcacattaatttatgattGCGGATCGGAGGAGATATTAAGATAGTCCCGAAACAACCTAACTTGTTGAGTGTGATGCAGAGTACTGCATAACCACTATTATCCTTGCTCTTCAAgttctttatatttgtttttgagTAGCTTATAAGCAAAAACACTAACTATATATTAGGTTAGCTTGAGTTGTTAACCTAAATATTATTGGAGGTccaagaaaaagtaaaattgcGTCGTTCATCATGTGTTTCGTAGGCTTGGTGAGGTCATTTTGGCCCCAACctcatttttatcttaaatttttcggcattaaaaaaaaaattatttatttgtaactagttattttattttaaaatggttattttctattaaaataagtctgttttcatcacaaataatCATTCTCATTGCAAATAATCTATCACAAATgctcgtttttcttgtagtgatttgtaaccaaataaaacttttcatttatattttttcttaaccattaattataaatatggtcatcgatcctataaataatattttgtagataagaagtcatatatatatatatatatatatatatgtattaatcatcCAATAATGGCCAGCCAATTCTGGATAAATCTTTCTCATAAATAATAGTtaggaaaaaaaacagagagctaGAGATCATTGCTCAAACAATAAAATGACggggaaatattttcaaaatttaccatTTGGACACATGCATGCAAACTATCATGTACTACTCTCAAGACGgactacttatatatatataaatgatcattcataATGTTCGTGATCCTGATCCTCCCGCGCCCCTGCCATCACCATTCTACTAAGACGACTAGGACCCAGCTTCTTCCTTCTCATAATACTCCTTCTCCTTATGACTTCCATTTGATTCCTCCTCCTAACTTGCATCATTGCTTCTTCTTCGACAACAAATCTTCTCATTAAAACGTCATCGGTCAAAGACTTTCCACGGAAAACTCTTCTCCCTTCCACACTAAGTCTTGCATGACTTGGAAAAGGAATAATTCTCTGATCTTGTGACGTAGTAGCAGTACTACTGGGAAATGGCTTTGATCTTGGGTAGCTGTTGCTTCTTCTGGGTGGCACCTGATCAGCTCGGAAAACCTCGTTGTAAGAAGAGATTGGTGCACAAAGACAAACTCGAGTGAACGAAGTGGCAACCCTTAGAGAGGTGCATTTTCTTAGCTTGTGTACTGATCTAGTACTACTGGAATTCGCAGCAGTATTACTGGTACTTGGGATTTCTTTGCCACTTTTGGAATTAATGGTTTTCCACAGCGTAGCATTTGTCGTCGGGATTTGATCTGTGGACTTGGTGGAAATGGGTCTCCATACAGTGGCCATCTCGATTGCTCTTTGATACCAAGGTTTCCTATAACGTATATAAGAGGTAGAACATGTCATGCATGATGCATGTTATCATCATGTAGCTAGTGCACTTTAACTGTAAAATGATGCATGTATATACAAACTTGGTTATTGACATCAGGCATAAAAGTATATCGCTTATGTGAAAGTC
Coding sequences within it:
- the LOC122275794 gene encoding uncharacterized protein LOC122275794 — its product is MQDPKNSNTRKPWYQRAIEMATVWRPISTKSTDQIPTTNATLWKTINSKSGKEIPSTSNTAANSSSTRSVHKLRKCTSLRVATSFTRVCLCAPISSYNEVFRADQVPPRRSNSYPRSKPFPSSTATTSQDQRIIPFPSHARLSVEGRRVFRGKSLTDDVLMRRFVVEEEAMMQVRRRNQMEVIRRRSIMRRKKLGPSRLSRMVMAGAREDQDHEHYE